CTCACCGAGCTGATACGCCACCCCAACCGTGTACCCCGTTCCAGGCGGCACATCGTCGGGGTTCTCTCCGTAGGCCGGGATCCATTTTATCCAGTATGTCCCTGCCCCCGCTGGCTGTGCTGTTGATCCTGATATCAGCGCTGTGCCGTCACAAAAGTCAACACGCACGCATCAGTTTCGTGTACAGGAAGTACGGCTTAAAGTCATCTAGTTGCGAGTTGCCGACCTTGAGTTGCGAGTTGGAGTTGTCATTCGCCAATACGTACGCGACGCTCATGAGGCTCACCCCGTCCGGCAGCGAGTATTTCAAGTATGCTGTGCCGTTGTGGGACCAACTTGAGCTGGCGGATGGGAagaggacggcggcgctgaTCGGCACTTCGGTTGGggtcggggttgaggagaTGGATGTTGCGGCTGAGGCTATCGCGCTCTCGTCGGCTGACAGTTGGGCGCGAGCGACCGCGCATGCCGCGCAGATAGTCAAGGCGAGGCGCATGGTGAATGATGCATTGACAACGTTGGATAATGACTTCTCACAGATCACAGTGCTGGGCACGCCCTTGGCAGTTTGGCAGTTTGGCGCCCACTCGTACTATAAGCGGGTAAGCGGTTGACCAACTGCGGCTTGTTAAGTTCAATATTGGTTGCCTGGGTACAGTGAGAGATTTGGGTAGATGGGCCTGTCGATCGTTAACCTGACCACTGTATCGGAGACTTGAAGGACCCCCTGGGGTTACCAATTGGCTGACGAGAAAGCGGGGAATGGCGGCCAGGTTGTTCAACAAGGCCGGGACTGAGGGAGATGGTGGACGCTGTGACGTCGAAGGCGCGGGTCGAATGGGCGGAAGTGAACGAAATTGGACAGAGGCCCAGGGTATTTCTTTGCCAAGCATTTACTGATCATGCCATTCTTGGATACTCCTGCTCTGCTCATGTGATGGTTTGTACCTCATTTGTCTTCCGCCATCACATGAGGGTATAGTGCTGCGAGGTGTATACGTAGATCTTATCCGTTTCGGTATTCTCCTATCGCCGTGCTTTCTCGGAGGAAAGGCGGAGACGAGTCATTCTAGACAGTCTGGAAGAATGTACCTAGGCGATCTCGTGTCGGACGGTTCTCGAGCATGGCAGGGGCAATCAGCTTGCAGTGGAGCTTGCCCCAGGCCAGACCTCGGACCACGCCAGATGGTTTGATCCCGAGCGTCTCAATATCCGTGGCAGATGCTCTCCAAGGCAAGCGCATTCCCTTGCCTTGGAGAGCATCATCGGTGGTGGAAACGTCCACTCTCTCCGACCCGTGTAACGGTGACGCCCCGGCTGAGCCAAAGCTGCTGGCTTTGGTagggagatgggagatTGACTATTGCGAGACGGAATACAGGTGTCAGTGCCGATCCTATAAACTCGGACAAGTACTCGCTTTCTGAACCCCTGGGCGCCACAACGGGACTTCCTTGATTTGATGGCCTGTGCAAGAACCCGGCTTCGACTTTCTGGGATCTCCGGTAtgccctcttccctcttcgGTTCAGATGTTAACAACTGGCCTACATGACAGCCATGACGAGAGAGGCTGCAAGCCCACCTTACATGAAGGACACTTTGGGAAAGTATTAGATCTCAGCAGAGAGTGAGAGCGGGGTTGGACGGATGGGCTTGGGATGCGGTGCAGGGCGATGCAGATGCGGAATCGCGCCCAGAAGAAGACAAAGGTTATCTGTTCGAAACACTCCACAGTGTCGCGTGACCTTTTATGTAAGGACCGGCCCcctcaacaacaacagTTAACCTTCTCAAAAGCAGACTTGTCACTCACACCCTTGCACACCCTCTCTCTACATGGCTCGTCACCTGCGACAGCAACCATGATCGACCGCTCCCAGATTCCCATGCTCTATCCCGCCCCGATGCAGCTTGAAGTCGTGCCAGGCTTCGCTGTCGGGATCCAGGTGACCTTGGTCCTCAAGGAGACATTTGTGAGCTGCCCGACCGTGCACCAatgtcgccctcgccctcgccctcggaGTAACGCACTGACGGCGTATTTCTTCCAACGCACTGACGCCGTACAGGACAACTTTTCAatccgcgacctcgacgaccagcCCGTTCTCAATGTCAAGAGCCGCTTCGGCCTGGCTCGACGAAAGGGTACGTCCTTGTTCAGCAGCCGTTCCCGTGGTTCCCGAGGTTCCCGTGGTTCTATGTTCCGGGGGGAGAATatgctgaccccagactTCGTTGACAACTATGGCAACACGGTATTCAGCTTGAAGGGCAAAAAGTACACGTTCACGGGCATGGACTCGAACCAGCGCGAGGTCCTCTCCGTCCACAGCCCCGTTGTGAGCGGTGAGTGTGTGAATGAGCAGGCCACGGAATTGGCCTCTGGCCGTGGGTTCCGTGTAAGAGATGACTGTGGCTATTGATTGTTACTGGTCTGAGCACGTAGCTGGCTCTCGGCTTTGCTGGTATAGTCGATCGTGCTCATGGTAGCCGACACAAAGCTTGATGCCACGGTGATCAACACCCTCACCCACAGCCACGAGACGGTCACAATTACTGGGAGATGGCCCGGCGATATCGTCGAGATCTTCTGGCAAGGCCACCTCATTGCCTTGATCATGCGTCAGTTTACGAAGCGCGATATTGTGGGCCAGAACACGGTGCGTCGTGGCAAAAGTGGGCCAGCACCCATTGGCTGGATGTCTCTTCAACTGGGGCATTTTGATACCAGCTGACCACAGTATATTATGACAGTCGCGCCGAATGTCGACTTGTGCATCATGGCCGCGTTGTGTGTTTGCATGGATGAGCGACGCGAGGCGACCTAAGCAGCACAATCCTCGAAAATCTATGTTGTATGATCTACAATCGACTCCAACACTAATCGAGACGCTCATAGCGTGATGTTGCATTCACCGTGCACTTGACACCTGAGCCGACTGACCCCACATATGGAGACCCCAGGTGTACCGCGGTCATGATCCAGGTTGCCCAGGTATCTGACTGGGCGTTGACGGGGTGGGCACGTTGCTCAGGCTGTAACGAACTTGATCGATGCCAAGATGGGCCGTAGCAGCATTCTTCCAGCCACCCGAAGCCGGCACGTCTCCTAACAATATCTCGTGATCCACGAACATCGCACATCAAACGCACTCAGCGTCCATCCATCTACAACCTACAGCCTACTGACCGCCGATGCcgtactcgccctcggcgttgtTGCCCTTGATGACCTGTGGCGGCGCAGCGAGGCGGTTGGTGCCTTGCGAAGCTTGGCTGCAGTCAACCGAGTAGCCCTGGATGTCGCCGCCCCAGACGGAGCCGCAGTTCCAGCTCCACGCCCACGTGAGCGGCTGGAGGTCCATGACCTTGTTCTGGCACTGGGAATTACGGTAGCGCCAGAAAAGCGAGAGAGTGCACTGGTTCTGCTCAGGGatgccgccgtcgacggggaagcgctcgaggcggcacGAGTGCATGCCGCGCGGGAGCTCGGTGCAGCCGGTGGTGAGCGACGAGTTGACGTTGTTGGTGTACGAGGCCCCCGCGTCGTTCTGGGGGCAGTTCGAGCTGGTGTAGCAGGTGACGCGGTACCacggcgcgtcgtcgggaAGGCCGGGCCAGTATGTGTTCTGACGCTCGGTGTTGGTGGCAccggccgaggcggcgagggcaaTAAGGGCGACGAGAGAGGTGAACATCTGCGTAAGCTCAGTCCTGACGAATTGAGAACACGCACTGTTGAAATAGACTGGAGAAGCGATAACTGTCGAGTCTCATCGATGGAAGCGTTATATATGTTGCTCAAGGTGCCACGCACAACGACATGCTGTACCGCAGCAACACCCGTCTCCCGCATGCCCTGGCCCGTTCACACGATTCTCTGTAAAACGAGATACGGATTGCCTGTGGATGCATGAGGAGTTGAACTAAGAGAGCAGCGAGAAGGGTGAGCGCTCGCGTTCGATCCTGAGCTCCGAACCGATATCGGCGTATGCGAACAACTATCGAACAACCCGCCAGTCACCAGGCCCCGGGACGCGGTGGACTGTACATCTCCGGAGGCGACGCGACATGGTATGGGAACTTTAACCCCGCTCCAAGGTTGTACCAAGCGAAGGACCACATGCCCAGTAAGATTGCGGGATACCCCTGCCGAGAAAGCGTTGTACTCACCGGTACTGCGAAACACGGATGCTGACAGCTCCCACGGTCTAGTCGATACATTAGTGTCACACTGGCGGTTGCTGTCATGTAGAATCTGGCCTTGGATACGACATTACAGTACATGACGTGCCTGTTCCTGGACCGGGTTAGCTGGCGTTGGAATCTGGACAACGATCAGAGCAAGACTTCCGGGCGGGAGTGCCAGCTGGCAGGTGTTCTGTACGGCAGATACCCACGAACTTGTCGGAGGGGAGTTGGTGAAGACGACCAGGTGATAGAGGAGAGTGCGTAAGATTAcgggggttgggtggcTGGTTCCGCCGGGCCCTGGCGGATGCAAGTTGCTTCACGTTCCCTCGTGGACAATGCTGTGGAAGCAATTGTACCACACCACGTACTCTCCTACTAGTATCTCGCGAGGTCCCGTACTGTGTGTGAGCCACGACCGTTGGGGCTAGGAGTGTGCAATTGCATACCTCGGGACGTTGGACGTTGGTGAACCCGGCGTGTTCAGTACCTGCGATGCCGTTCGAGGCCCAACTGATGGGAAGATACTACAGTACATCGGCAGACTTGTATTATACAGAGTTAAAACGATTCTGAATTCTATCGTTCGTCTTGTCCTCGCTCGGCTGtactctcctcctccatctaAGCAGCTTTGCACTCGATTTTCCAACCAGCAGCGACCTGCCCCATACCCGAATACACGCAGaccccctcctcatcgacatCTGCCACCCCAATTTCCTTGTCACAGTTGGCCGTTGCGTAGATGCGGGCGCGACACGCTCGGTGCTGgttgtcggcgaggaggacgcgcaTGCTTCCGAAACCGGGGCCGCGCGTCCCAAGACATCCGGTACTGCTGGTGTTGTATGCGCCAAAGAGCATTTGCGAGCCGGAGCACGCCCGGTTGTCCGACATGCTCACGCTGAACACTGTGATGGCGTCTGGTGCGAGAGGATGTTGTGACTCGTCCACCACAGGGGTGGGGTTAACGTCTCGCGGGTCGAGGTCATACAGTGGTCGAGCCGCAGCTGGaatgaggaagaggacggcgagacgCATTGGTGCTGGTATAATGTGGCTGAACGAGTCTAGGTGTCAATGGGTTGGCCAAAAACCCTCGGTACTGGTGATTGTGAGTTTGCTCGCCCTGTTGATGCAGCTTGGCAcggtgagctcgaggttgcACGTCGGTTGAGACAGCTGCAAGTTGTCGATTCTCGATCCGTTAAGTACGACCGCTGTATCCTGCCATCGCATTGTGACGAGCGACGTGCGTAATATCAGTGTTCAAGATGGCGGAATGGCAATCAAGCTCCAGGGTGCCTGATACTGAGCATATCAGCTTGCTGTGCCGTTGACTCACTTTACAACCCGCTGTAGTTTTACGCACGACCAGAAGACATCAATTCCATACTGTACATCGCTGATTCAAGGTGGCAAGGTGACGAGTCGTGGGAACAGAGGCACCCCTCTGATGTCATATGTGGCATGTGAGCAACAAGCAATTACATTAGATTGCACTCCAGCTGTCTCCACTGCAACCTTTCCAGCCACGAGCGGGTGTCGCGGTGCGACAGGACGTCCCAAGTAACCGGGCGAGTACAGTACATTAGACATGTCGCTTAGCTTTACAGGTGGTGTTACCGGTACCTCGTTTGGCCAACATCTGCGATAAAGCTGTGCGGCGCACGGGTCGTGGATCTCACATACAAATTGAGGTGACTCGCACGGTCAGTATGGTGTCATTAAAAGATAAGAGGACGGAAGGAACGGGTCAGAGGGCCAGAGGGACAATCGAGGTAGGAACCAAAAACGATGGTGGCAACGTTTCGCTTGTCTCGCCAGCGACCTATGACGCACTGTCGCTGAACACTTGTGTGCCGCCGGCACATAACGCGACGCCATACATGCATCACTGGTTGTGTCTGCCTACACTGTTGAACGGAGGATTGGATCGGGGGCATGGGTGCGTGCCGACGTGCCAAGGTCACAGTCAATCGATGACAACACGTGCCCACATTTTGGTGCAGACTGAAGGGGAGCCAGGGAGTGCCAAACATAGCCCAAGCCAAGCACGGAGCATTATAACCCGGGGGCCGGCTGGCCGGCGAGGGTAAGTTATGCCGGATGTGGCCGACACTTGAGTCCCGAGTCCGATCATCGACGCTGACGATATGTGGCCCCGGATGGCCCCAGACGACGCAGGCGTCCTCTCCACGACGTCCGCTCGGCGCAAACAAGACAACTATTAGTGGCATCGTTCAAGAGATATTGTTGGAACAGATCGCGAGATCGCGAGCATGTGGGCAAATCTTGAGGGGTCGACGATTGGTGGTCTGTGCCAGGCACTTTTCCACTGGCGGCCGGGTCAGCTGGCCGGGCCCCGGTAATAGGAACTTGGAGCCACAACACATAGGCTCTTTGATATGGGCAGTCACAGTGaggctcggcctcggagACACGACAGACTGCGGACGACACCAAACCAGCACTATCTTTTGTGATCTCACAACTTACACATCTCTTTATCCCAGTCCCAGTCTGTCGTGCGCCCATCAACTCACCCTCCTTACCTTTATCTgccttcctcttctccctcaCAGACACTTATTCGCGCTCCTACCCACATCACTCCCTGCCAATGGACGGTGCTTCAGTGTCCACAGCTCCTAAACGCACGGAagtgtcgtcgagctcgtccgaCTACACGATGCCAGAACAACAAGACCTCACTCTCAAAGTCAGGCCGTGGCGGCGAAGCGTCACGCCGTGGGCTAACATCCTCGCACACGAGTATAAGGGCTCCGGCACTGATGCCGACCCACACGTCGTGACGTGGCTGCCGGAGGATCCAGAGAACCCTCAAGCCTATAGCCAGGTGTACAAATGGACGGTCACCATGCTGGGTTAGTCTAATTTGGGGGTCGCTCGAGCCGCTTGGTATCAGGAAAGTTACTGATCGCAGCTGCAACCGGTACACTCGCTGTGGGCTTTGGGTCGTCCATGCTCTCCGCCGCAATCACCAACCTCATGCACGCGTTCCCTGGTCACAACAAGATGCTTTACATTATGAGTGCGTCTACTATCTGGTCAGGTCGGTGGACCGCCCCCAGATCGGCAAGGATGCAGCCGAGATTTGTTTGTGGCACTGACAGCAGTCACCGGTATCTACGTTCTTGGTTTCGTCGTCGGCCCACTTGCGTGGGCGCCGTGTTCGGAAGTGTTCGGCCGCCGTGCAATGTTTATCTTCACATACATTCCCTTCACAATCTTCAATGCGGCAGTGTGTGGTACCAAGACGCTGAACGCCATGCTCGTCATGCGCTTCTTCGCGGGCACCTTTGGCAGTTCGACAATGACTAACTCGGGGTGAGTCGGCCCACCCATCATTGCTGACATTGTAGCGGTGTGATCGCGGACATGTTTGCGGCCAAAGACCGCGGCCTCGCCATGGGTGTCTTCGCGGCCATGCCCTTCCTCGGTCCTGCCGTTGGTCCTGTTGCTGGTGGTTTCCTCTCAATGAACGCCAAGTGGCAGTGGGTCGCAGCCGTCATCGCGTTCTTCTCTGCGGCCCTCACGTTCGCCGGGTGGCTCTGGCTGCCTGAGACCTACGCTCCTGTTCTTCTccgcgctcgtgctcgcaagctcaaggccgccaCCGGCAAGGTCTACCTCTGCGAGCAGGATGTTCGCAAGCCCCTCAACACGAAGCAGCTCTTCTTCAACCAGCTGCGCGTTCCCTAtatcctcctcttcaccgAGCCCATCGTCCTCTTCGCATCTCTCTAGTGCGTCAACAGCCAACATCGTAAAGCTAACGCCAGCATGGCCGTCATCTTCGCCATCCTGTACATGCAGTTCACTGCGTTCCCGTACGTCTTCCAGGGTTACCGCCACTGGTCGCCTGGAGTCTCGGCGCTGGCCTTTGTCGGCGTCACCGTCGGCGCCTTTATCGCTCTCGCGAACATCATCTTTTACGAGAACCCGCGCTACGCCcgcaacctcgccaagaaGGGCTATCTTCCTCCCGAGGCGCGTCTCCCGAGCACGATTATGGGTGCGACTCTCCTTCCGTATGTAAGCCTCGAGTTCTAATCTCATCTCAGCGTCGGCCTGTTCATCTTCGCTTGGACCTGCGTCCCCATCACCATCCACTGGATCGGTTGTATCATCGCCACCGTTCCCTTCGGTGCCGGTATTGTCAtgctcttcctcggcatGTCCAACTACCTCGTTGACGCGTGAGTCGATGTCTCTTGGCCTTGGCTAACTGAACCAGATACCTGCTCAACGCTGCCTCGGTTCTTGCGGCTGGTACTGTTACGCGTTCCATTCTCGGTGTTGGTGAGTTCTTTCACGCCGTGCGAGCTCACACAAGCCTTCCCGCTCTTCACATACGACATGTATGAGGCCATGGGACCTAACTGGGCCGGTACGCTCGTCGCGTGCCTTTCTCTCGTCTTCATCCCCTGTCCCATGTACGTTGTCTCCTCAACACTGAGCTGAACCCAGCATCCTGTACTACTACGGCCAGCGCATCCGGCGCATGACCAAGCCTGGCCGTGAGGctgacgacctcggccacATGATTGCCAAGATGATGATGGCGCAGATGGCCGGTGCTGgcgctggtgctggtgctggtgctggtgccACTGCCGGCGCTGGTGCCGCACCCGCCAAGGACCagggcgagaaggtcgaggagctcgacgagtacggcacgacgcgcgcccgcgcctcagacgaggaggcgggcgtGGAGGGTCGCCCACAGCTGCACCGCTCCACGACGACTGCGACGCAGCACTCCATCCGGtcgatggacgagctcgtcgagctcgagtaCGCGCCTGTTGCTTACGAACTCAAGTCGGACGACGGCCACCGCTAGAGACTGTCTTCTTGCATTGCATTTCCTATAGTTTGCTTTTTTTCATCGGTGGATCGTCCCGCATCGCCCTCATTGTCTTATTGGTGTCCCTCATCTGCATTGTCCGCCCCGCTATTGTAGTCAACTAGAGCCAGTATCCGTCTGCAGCGTTTTACATGTTCTACTGCGTAACCACAAGTCAGGGTGGAGCGCCGAGCGGAGTTGTCCAGGAATAGCCGCGGGTGGTGGACCCAAGAGGTTTATAAATTTGGTTGTGATGTCACACTTTTTGTGGAATGAAATGCCGTCACAATGTCGATCGCAATTTCTCTATGGATTTCCTACAAACTGCCACAAAGCCGCACAGACTGTACTGCTGGACACTGATCGTAACGATGGCCCAGACGAACACGAGTGTGGCATCTTGGAGTATTGTTGAGGCCAGTACCAATGCTTGAAGTGTTGAACGACAGGGAGAGCTGGAGAGCGGGTTTAATTGTCAGGGTGGGAAACCTTGGCCATGTTTCATCCGACCCGTGTCCGCCTGGCGCATAAATTCCGCCCTGGAAGGCTTGGATAACTTGGGTGGCGTCACTGCCTGGGTTAACAAGCCAAGGAAGGATAAACAAGCTCTCTCCGCAGCAGGCCGAAAGGCCGTTACAATGAACACGCCCGATCACGACACTTTTCCTTTCATCCACTCCTCTGTCATGAGCGCGCAAGAATACTACCAGCAGCCGTcaggcgcgccgccgcccccgGCACCGCAGAACGCGTACCAACCCAACCAGTACGCGTTCAATGCGCCGACGGGCGGCCAGGGTGGCGACTACGCGATGAAGCAGTCGCAGCCGTACGCCAACTCGTACCCGCCGCCCGCTGGCCCGCCTGCTGGCCACCCGACCGCTTCGCCGGCCGGGATGCAGTATCCAGACCCCGAGTACGGAGGAGCCGGAGGCAACAAGTTTGGGGACACGGCGCCGTTTTCGCAGGCGACAGAGAAGACGGGGGCGCGGTTCCGGCCCAAGTCGCGTATCCGTGACCCGATTTTCCTGGTTTTATTCATCGCGGCGATCGGAGGATGGGTTGCGTTGTCTGTCATCGCGCTGCGCACGTTTGTGTCGCTCAACGGACTCGGAGGCGGACTTGGAAACCAGGTCCAGGGCGGAACGGGCACAGGCATCACGCTCGACCGGTATGTCTGTGCACGCGTCGGATGCTGATCCAAGCCACACGGCTTACCTCTTGCTTACAGTGTGTGGTATGGCGCTGGTAATCGCCGCTGCATGGCTCGGACTGGTTCGCATGTTCACCAAGATCATTATGGAGATcacgctcgccctcacAGTCCTACTCAACATCGGCATCTGCATCTGTGAGTATTTTTAAGAAGgcgctgacaccagactACTTCATCATCAAGTACTGGTCTGGGGCG
Above is a genomic segment from Cutaneotrichosporon cavernicola HIS019 DNA, chromosome: 1 containing:
- a CDS encoding uncharacterized protein (to TIGR gene model, INSD accession) — translated: MDGASVSTAPKRTEVSSSSSDYTMPEQQDLTLKVRPWRRSVTPWANILAHEYKGSGTDADPHVVTWLPEDPENPQAYSQVYKWTVTMLAATGTLAVGFGSSMLSAAITNLMHAFPGHNKMLYIMITGIYVLGFVVGPLAWAPCSEVFGRRAMFIFTYIPFTIFNAAVCGTKTLNAMLVMRFFAGTFGSSTMTNSGGVIADMFAAKDRGLAMGVFAAMPFLGPAVGPVAGGFLSMNAKWQWVAAVIAFFSAALTFAGWLWLPETYAPVLLRARARKLKAATGKVYLCEQDVRKPLNTKQLFFNQLRVPYILLFTEPIVLFASLYMAVIFAILYMQFTAFPYVFQGYRHWSPGVSALAFVGVTVGAFIALANIIFYENPRYARNLAKKGYLPPEARLPSTIMGATLLPVGLFIFAWTCVPITIHWIGCIIATVPFGAGIVMLFLGMSNYLVDAYLLNAASVLAAGTVTRSILGVAFPLFTYDMYEAMGPNWAGTLVACLSLVFIPCPIILYYYGQRIRRMTKPGREADDLGHMIAKMMMAQMAGAGAGAGAGAGATAGAGAAPAKDQGEKVEELDEYGTTRARASDEEAGVEGRPQLHRSTTTATQHSIRSMDELVELEYAPVAYELKSDDGHR